One genomic window of Spirochaetota bacterium includes the following:
- a CDS encoding diguanylate cyclase, with translation MNDKFFDSIPGKILCILLFIVCIPVLQVQNSYCSTISQKGIFDLRNYQWDNGPVALDGEWEFYYGKFYIPKHFKFFKNINTQYITVPASWNKYKIHNHKLPESGFATYRANILLSNNKPHSLSILIPKLDSSYSLYVNDILLAEVGKPGTTPLNSIHAWKQTIADIPLTGNQIAITIHISNYYYAKAGITNSLLLGNKQSILHHYIKSIIVKFFIFGALVIISLYHLALYIFKKYDKQSLYFGIFSLLMALLSIIFGEFHIMLIFPNLPWNILVRITYLTMSLGLTFFGLFIENLYPDDVNQSLFKTFLTIGILYTVLIIISPVFYFAKLLSLFLGIMMVYGLLILFIFTRAIKNNRKYAVFFLSAFLIFALAILNDMLHFLHFINTTYMVPYGFLIFIVFQSFIQANQNSRLYSKLEKLFSEKIKLENIAATFQNLAYIDPLTELPNRRRFEEYLHAEWHRAIRNQTPLSRLMIDIDYFKKYNDKFGHIVGDLVLKKVGGTIKSCIHRPADMCARYGGEEFIVILPETEIIGAYRIAERIRKKILDLKLPAAITTSSKFVSVSIGCTTEYPNPGKHWDDIIDKADKKLYRAKKFGRNRTEK, from the coding sequence TTGAATGATAAATTTTTCGATAGTATACCAGGCAAAATACTTTGTATACTATTATTTATAGTATGTATACCAGTTCTGCAAGTACAAAATAGCTATTGTTCTACAATCTCACAAAAAGGAATCTTTGACTTAAGAAATTATCAATGGGATAATGGCCCGGTTGCACTGGATGGTGAATGGGAATTCTATTATGGGAAGTTCTACATCCCTAAACATTTCAAATTTTTTAAAAATATAAATACACAGTATATTACAGTCCCTGCATCATGGAACAAATATAAAATCCATAATCATAAGCTTCCTGAATCAGGTTTTGCAACATACCGGGCCAATATTCTTTTGAGCAACAACAAACCGCACTCACTTTCTATCCTGATACCAAAGCTTGACAGTTCATATTCGTTATATGTAAACGATATACTTTTAGCAGAAGTTGGGAAACCTGGAACCACTCCTTTAAATAGTATTCATGCATGGAAACAAACTATAGCTGATATTCCATTAACAGGCAATCAAATTGCTATTACCATTCATATCTCTAATTATTACTATGCTAAAGCTGGAATAACCAATTCTCTTCTTTTAGGAAACAAACAGTCTATTTTACACCATTATATAAAAAGTATAATTGTTAAATTTTTCATATTTGGAGCACTGGTAATAATATCACTCTATCATTTAGCATTATATATTTTCAAGAAATACGATAAGCAATCTCTATACTTTGGTATATTCAGCTTGTTAATGGCTCTTTTATCTATTATTTTTGGGGAATTCCATATTATGCTTATTTTCCCCAATTTGCCATGGAATATACTGGTTCGTATTACATATTTAACAATGTCATTAGGATTAACTTTTTTTGGGCTTTTCATTGAAAATCTTTATCCTGATGATGTCAATCAAAGTTTATTTAAAACCTTTCTTACTATTGGCATTTTATATACTGTTCTAATAATTATTTCACCAGTCTTTTACTTTGCAAAGCTATTATCATTATTCTTAGGCATAATGATGGTATATGGATTATTAATTTTATTCATATTTACCCGTGCAATAAAGAATAACCGTAAATATGCTGTTTTTTTTCTTTCTGCTTTTTTAATATTTGCCCTGGCAATTTTAAATGATATGCTACATTTTCTCCATTTCATCAATACAACATATATGGTGCCGTATGGTTTTTTAATATTTATTGTATTCCAGTCTTTTATTCAGGCAAATCAAAATTCCAGGCTTTACAGCAAACTGGAAAAACTTTTTAGTGAAAAAATAAAACTGGAAAATATTGCTGCAACATTTCAAAATCTTGCATATATTGACCCACTCACCGAATTACCCAACAGAAGAAGATTTGAAGAATACCTTCATGCCGAGTGGCATAGAGCCATCCGTAATCAGACTCCTCTTTCAAGATTAATGATAGATATTGATTATTTTAAAAAATATAATGATAAATTTGGCCATATCGTTGGCGACCTGGTGCTAAAAAAAGTAGGTGGGACAATTAAGAGTTGCATTCATCGCCCGGCTGATATGTGTGCACGGTATGGAGGCGAAGAATTTATTGTTATACTTCCTGAAACTGAAATTATTGGTGCTTACAGAATAGCAGAGCGAATAAGAAAAAAAATATTGGACCTGAAATTGCCAGCTGCAATCACCACATCATCAAAATTTGTATCAGTAAGTATAGGTTGTACAACCGAATATCCAAATCCTGGTAAACATTGGGACGATATAATTGATAAAGCTGATAAAAAGTTATATCGGGCAAAAAAATTTGGAAGGAACCGTACAGAAAAATAA
- a CDS encoding nitroreductase family protein gives MKTMWISCLLQLIILSGTIAFADNSIVLDKPFETVALDIVKAIKNRKTERNYTNQIISQQHLSTLLWAAYGINRQDGKHTVPTAYGKDYMRIYVIYNEKSYKYIPEKNILQFIQSNVSTSMASTQGWVGKSRCVVVIVADLNAFPFYVSSKEEKIRLANLTAGCIAQNVYLISAAMYIGTCLVAGVNETSCRKALKLNDTDIPLIVMPLGYLNSK, from the coding sequence ATGAAGACAATGTGGATATCATGTTTATTGCAACTGATAATACTATCAGGAACTATCGCTTTTGCTGATAATTCAATTGTTCTTGATAAACCATTTGAAACAGTTGCTCTTGATATTGTAAAAGCAATCAAAAACAGAAAAACTGAGCGAAACTATACAAATCAAATAATTTCACAGCAGCATCTTTCAACACTATTATGGGCAGCATATGGAATAAACAGGCAGGATGGAAAGCATACAGTGCCCACTGCATATGGCAAGGATTATATGCGAATATATGTTATCTATAATGAAAAGTCATATAAATATATTCCTGAAAAAAATATACTACAATTTATTCAAAGTAATGTTTCTACCAGTATGGCTTCAACACAAGGGTGGGTGGGTAAAAGTAGGTGTGTAGTTGTAATAGTTGCTGATCTGAATGCTTTCCCGTTTTATGTTAGTTCAAAAGAAGAAAAGATTCGTTTGGCCAATTTAACAGCTGGATGTATAGCACAAAATGTGTACCTTATTTCTGCTGCAATGTATATTGGAACCTGTTTGGTGGCTGGGGTTAATGAAACTAGCTGTAGAAAAGCATTAAAATTGAATGATACAGATATTCCTTTGATTGTGATGCCTTTAGGATATTTAAACAGTAAATAG
- a CDS encoding AEC family transporter encodes MDTIITRFIIFQLCIWIPIITGAYFSGKKHFDVQTLSKRLITINLISLESFIVLWTIWGLDLTFDFIVLPLAGFVLVGIGLVAGIVASTLAQFKGIQKHTFIISSSLANHGFTMGGFLCYLFLGEKGLALSFIFIIYFMPYVIMVIFSYARHVGIRTPFSLMSYILTPQNMPLYAVFAALLLHYFDIKRPHITIPLDVMLALSLTIYYFSMGIYFKFKDIKGFWKAHIMLASIKFIIVPLVMYFLLLLLQLSPDIKIVMQLQSFMPAAIYSVITSILFNLDKEMATSMFVVNTIVFSVCIMPLLFFIF; translated from the coding sequence ATGGACACTATTATAACCAGGTTTATCATATTTCAGCTATGTATCTGGATACCTATTATTACAGGAGCATACTTTTCAGGTAAAAAACATTTTGATGTACAAACATTGTCAAAACGTCTGATTACCATAAACCTTATAAGCCTGGAATCTTTTATTGTACTGTGGACAATATGGGGCCTTGACCTGACTTTTGACTTTATAGTTCTCCCCCTTGCAGGTTTTGTCCTGGTTGGTATTGGGCTTGTAGCTGGCATAGTGGCAAGTACCCTGGCTCAATTTAAAGGAATACAAAAACATACTTTTATAATCAGCTCATCCCTTGCAAACCATGGTTTTACCATGGGTGGCTTTTTGTGCTATCTGTTTTTAGGGGAAAAGGGCCTTGCACTGTCATTTATCTTTATTATTTACTTTATGCCCTATGTGATAATGGTTATATTTTCATATGCACGACATGTTGGCATCCGCACTCCATTTTCCCTGATGAGCTATATTCTCACACCTCAGAATATGCCACTGTATGCAGTATTTGCAGCACTGCTTCTTCATTATTTTGACATCAAACGTCCCCACATTACCATACCCCTTGATGTCATGCTTGCACTCTCGTTAACCATTTATTATTTTTCAATGGGCATCTATTTTAAATTCAAGGATATCAAGGGTTTCTGGAAAGCACATATAATGCTTGCTTCAATAAAATTTATTATTGTACCGCTGGTCATGTATTTTTTACTATTGTTACTACAACTATCACCTGATATCAAAATCGTAATGCAGCTACAATCTTTTATGCCTGCAGCAATTTATTCTGTTATTACATCCATATTATTTAATTTAGATAAGGAAATGGCAACCAGTATGTTTGTTGTCAACACAATTGTTTTTTCAGTGTGTATTATGCCATTGCTTTTTTTCATTTTCTAA
- a CDS encoding AI-2E family transporter, translating to MIPRDSYKIVVQSKRLTAIFWVIFLGLIAGIAYIYRYYFWPFLFAIIFYIGLKPLYTWLLQYIKSKVLASFAMVGLIILTILIPTFILLISLSDQVLEFYNFLQLQFDPKVFKQYLMHSKLLKETLKYFNITQDELFQRIVRYMQDMSLTLFSNLTTLLTFSIRFSINFFFMLLILFFLFKDSERFEKSIYTILPFPNDIERDMVDTLKVVVRILLAGNFMIMILQGLLVGIGFVIVGLSTPVLWGSIAAVFSLIPVIGTSFVWLPASLYLLAIGSPVKALIIALWCLGWYLLLENVLKPVVFGEKLKFHPLILFFLLLGSLQTFGLPGIIIGPILLTLFFSFWEMYKILDSYTAITDNTIKSQKKKE from the coding sequence ATGATACCACGGGATTCATACAAGATTGTGGTGCAGAGTAAAAGGTTAACAGCAATATTCTGGGTGATATTCCTTGGACTTATTGCCGGTATTGCGTATATTTACCGGTATTATTTCTGGCCTTTTTTGTTTGCTATTATATTTTATATTGGATTAAAGCCTCTCTATACCTGGTTACTACAATACATAAAAAGTAAAGTGCTTGCAAGCTTTGCTATGGTAGGGCTCATTATTCTTACCATACTCATTCCCACGTTTATTCTGCTTATCAGCCTCAGTGATCAGGTTTTGGAGTTTTATAATTTTTTGCAGTTGCAATTTGATCCAAAGGTTTTCAAGCAATACCTTATGCACAGCAAGCTTTTGAAAGAAACTCTGAAATACTTTAATATCACACAGGATGAGCTTTTTCAGCGCATTGTCCGCTACATGCAGGACATGTCATTGACACTATTTTCAAACCTTACCACATTGCTCACTTTTTCAATTCGTTTTTCTATAAACTTTTTCTTTATGTTACTCATACTCTTCTTTCTTTTCAAAGATAGCGAGCGGTTTGAAAAAAGCATTTATACAATATTACCGTTCCCCAATGACATAGAGCGTGATATGGTTGATACACTGAAAGTGGTGGTCCGAATTCTTTTAGCTGGCAATTTCATGATAATGATTTTACAGGGTTTGTTAGTGGGTATTGGATTTGTGATTGTGGGTCTTTCAACGCCGGTACTGTGGGGTAGTATTGCTGCTGTTTTTTCACTTATACCAGTTATTGGCACAAGTTTTGTATGGTTACCAGCGTCATTGTATTTATTGGCGATAGGTAGCCCTGTCAAAGCACTGATTATAGCCCTGTGGTGTTTGGGATGGTATCTTCTGCTTGAGAACGTGCTGAAACCAGTGGTTTTTGGCGAGAAGCTGAAATTTCATCCCCTCATACTATTCTTCCTGTTACTGGGGAGCTTGCAGACATTTGGTTTACCGGGAATAATTATAGGACCAATTTTGCTCACGCTGTTCTTTTCATTCTGGGAAATGTACAAAATTTTAGATAGCTATACAGCTATAACCGATAATACTATCAAATCACAGAAAAAGAAAGAATGA
- a CDS encoding LL-diaminopimelate aminotransferase has translation MESYIQELFAERIGGSQFGKVEKIYKFEKIKMAKREALKNNPGKELIDLGVGEPDEKAFDIVIETLCKEAYKHENRGYADNGIPEFKYAAAKYLKEVFGVDEIDPETEVNHSIGSKPALAMLPSAFINPGDVCLMTVPGYPVFGTHTEWYGGKVYNIPLLKQNNFLPDLDSIPADIVKKAKVLVINYPNNPTGAVATEDFYKTVIEFALKNKIVVVQDAAYAALTYNGKPLSFLSIPGAKEVGVEIHSLSKAFNMTGWRMAFVAGNPLVVKAFANVKDNYDSGQFKAIQKAAITALEHPELTEKIKEKYKRRLSSLVTTLKRLGFDAHMPGGTFYLYVQAPKKTKSGIVFDNAESFSQYLIKECLISSVPWDDVGSFVRFSATFEAKDQNDEQRILKEVESRLGALVFEF, from the coding sequence ATGGAGTCGTATATTCAGGAGTTATTTGCAGAGCGGATAGGTGGTAGCCAATTTGGAAAAGTTGAAAAAATCTATAAATTTGAAAAAATTAAAATGGCTAAGCGTGAAGCTCTCAAGAATAATCCGGGGAAAGAACTCATTGATTTAGGTGTTGGCGAACCTGATGAGAAAGCATTTGATATAGTAATTGAAACTCTTTGTAAAGAAGCCTACAAACATGAAAACCGTGGGTATGCGGATAATGGTATTCCTGAATTTAAGTATGCAGCAGCTAAATATTTAAAAGAAGTATTTGGAGTTGATGAGATAGATCCTGAAACAGAGGTCAATCACTCAATTGGTTCAAAGCCAGCACTGGCCATGTTGCCTTCAGCATTTATTAATCCAGGTGACGTATGTTTAATGACAGTTCCCGGGTATCCCGTTTTTGGCACTCATACAGAATGGTATGGCGGAAAAGTATATAATATACCACTACTAAAGCAGAATAATTTTTTGCCTGATTTAGATTCAATCCCTGCAGATATTGTAAAAAAGGCAAAAGTTCTAGTTATAAATTACCCCAATAACCCAACGGGAGCAGTGGCCACGGAAGATTTTTATAAAACAGTCATTGAATTTGCACTTAAAAATAAGATAGTAGTGGTACAGGATGCTGCGTATGCAGCATTGACCTATAATGGGAAGCCACTATCATTTTTAAGCATTCCCGGTGCAAAAGAAGTTGGAGTAGAAATACATTCACTATCAAAAGCTTTTAATATGACAGGCTGGCGAATGGCTTTTGTTGCGGGAAACCCTCTTGTAGTAAAAGCATTTGCAAATGTAAAGGATAACTATGATTCAGGACAATTCAAGGCCATTCAGAAAGCGGCAATAACTGCCTTAGAACATCCTGAACTAACTGAAAAAATAAAAGAAAAGTATAAAAGAAGACTGTCATCACTGGTTACAACCTTGAAGCGTTTGGGCTTTGATGCGCATATGCCGGGTGGTACATTTTATCTGTATGTGCAGGCACCAAAGAAAACAAAAAGTGGAATTGTTTTTGACAATGCAGAAAGTTTTTCGCAATATTTAATCAAAGAGTGCCTGATATCCTCTGTGCCATGGGATGATGTAGGTAGTTTTGTCCGCTTTTCAGCTACGTTTGAGGCAAAGGACCAGAATGATGAACAACGTATTTTAAAAGAGGTGGAAAGTAGATTAGGGGCACTTGTCTTTGAATTTTAA
- a CDS encoding penicillin acylase family protein yields the protein MTRKTLLLIAGGTVAVILLAIGIYRLYLLPVSYQDTITEGVAFPVAIYRLDKGYPLIVAENRDDAVFALGVVHAQDRLAQMEFLQSLATGTSAQNGLSQYERIDRLVKAVGLPLKAKAILSELSPQYIQSLQKYVDGINTYKFKMGHASKNKTRWDVNDIVCISLFLEFCNAFVTNSELFFPVEDKDFPLFYRELANKKIVHSYRKQDYTIIKEIKQLQQLIASIFGLYGSYTRGYAVAIPSRMMYTDAATLCSSYEHSVSLYPLIYPVNFQVGGKVIEGYTFAGLPYVVAAKTDTLRYASFSLFADSQVFCKYQTQTRNNVLFYTSAMEYKELQCQPDTSHCVSRFTDSGPVISDAFEYNLKDAIVAISYISPGKGYVESMLDVAFANSIQDVIQIVQKYKGQPRVFVVQDDTRAYQIVTGTAMLDDEAVLVSPDKALLAKNAPGIFEIKQVDMCIAGSEFVENPSPALKRVMVFNNIGRLSSLYHELSHYNEIQYKDIEKILYSVAYPDAKEYLVIINNLLDKMPITSAKLAKVYFRDWDLNMRSNEVAPTLFNAIIAEMIQETFADELPYAVENMLIHFTIFEPEFQRLFKEDKSIYFEDIATLEKIESRDIIFDRAFLHSLKPFNYTIGPYIDEWKWGKVHSATIHHLDSGSLVKNVMAKKKTIAFDGCDTTIYRSLSRQKNFSVDTVTTCCFYMDKIVHRLSLSTSITSNSASHYYNEFIAKDSFKDINLSKRNELFLIKPVKETQKQ from the coding sequence ATGACCAGGAAAACTCTTTTACTTATTGCAGGTGGTACTGTTGCAGTTATACTACTGGCAATTGGCATCTACCGGCTTTATTTATTACCTGTTTCGTATCAGGATACCATAACCGAAGGTGTTGCTTTTCCTGTAGCTATTTATCGACTTGATAAAGGCTATCCGCTGATTGTAGCAGAAAACCGTGATGATGCAGTATTTGCATTAGGAGTTGTTCATGCACAGGATAGGCTTGCGCAAATGGAGTTTTTACAAAGTCTTGCAACTGGTACAAGTGCTCAGAATGGTTTGTCTCAATACGAAAGAATAGACAGGCTGGTCAAAGCTGTAGGGTTGCCATTGAAAGCAAAGGCTATATTGTCGGAACTATCGCCACAGTACATACAATCTTTGCAAAAGTATGTAGATGGTATCAATACCTATAAATTTAAAATGGGGCATGCCAGCAAAAATAAAACACGGTGGGATGTTAACGATATTGTTTGTATTTCCCTGTTTTTAGAATTTTGTAATGCGTTTGTTACAAATAGTGAACTTTTCTTTCCCGTTGAGGATAAGGATTTTCCACTGTTTTACCGTGAATTAGCCAATAAAAAAATTGTCCATAGCTACAGAAAGCAGGATTATACTATTATCAAAGAGATAAAACAACTGCAACAGCTTATTGCGTCAATTTTTGGGCTATATGGTTCCTATACAAGAGGGTATGCTGTTGCCATCCCATCACGGATGATGTATACTGATGCTGCTACATTGTGTTCAAGTTATGAGCATAGTGTTTCCCTATATCCTCTGATATATCCTGTGAATTTCCAGGTTGGTGGCAAAGTTATTGAAGGGTATACGTTTGCAGGATTGCCGTATGTTGTTGCAGCAAAAACTGATACACTCCGCTATGCATCATTCTCATTGTTTGCTGACAGTCAGGTGTTTTGCAAATATCAAACACAGACACGAAATAATGTACTATTCTATACCAGTGCTATGGAGTATAAGGAATTGCAATGTCAACCTGATACATCGCACTGTGTATCAAGGTTTACCGACAGTGGCCCGGTTATATCTGATGCCTTTGAATATAATCTGAAAGATGCAATCGTTGCAATATCGTATATATCACCTGGAAAAGGGTATGTTGAGTCAATGCTTGATGTTGCTTTTGCAAATTCAATACAGGATGTAATACAAATCGTTCAGAAATATAAAGGACAGCCACGTGTATTTGTTGTGCAGGATGATACCAGGGCATATCAGATTGTTACCGGAACTGCCATGCTGGATGATGAAGCGGTATTGGTGAGCCCTGATAAGGCTTTACTGGCAAAAAATGCTCCTGGTATATTTGAAATCAAACAGGTTGATATGTGTATTGCCGGGAGTGAATTTGTTGAAAATCCATCACCGGCTCTCAAGCGTGTTATGGTGTTTAACAATATAGGGAGATTGTCATCACTGTACCATGAACTGTCGCACTACAATGAAATACAATATAAGGATATTGAAAAAATATTGTATAGCGTTGCATACCCTGATGCTAAGGAATATCTGGTTATTATAAATAATTTGCTGGATAAGATGCCCATTACATCTGCTAAATTAGCAAAGGTTTATTTTAGAGATTGGGATTTAAACATGAGAAGCAATGAGGTAGCTCCCACGCTCTTTAATGCAATTATTGCTGAAATGATACAGGAAACATTTGCAGATGAGTTGCCCTATGCTGTAGAGAATATGTTGATACACTTTACGATTTTTGAACCAGAATTTCAAAGGCTTTTTAAAGAAGATAAGTCAATCTATTTTGAAGATATAGCAACTCTGGAAAAGATAGAATCGCGGGATATAATTTTTGACAGGGCATTTTTACATTCGCTGAAACCTTTCAATTATACAATTGGCCCATATATTGACGAATGGAAGTGGGGCAAAGTTCACAGTGCAACAATACATCATCTTGATTCAGGTTCACTGGTTAAAAATGTAATGGCAAAGAAGAAAACAATAGCATTTGATGGCTGTGATACTACTATATACCGTTCACTTTCCAGGCAAAAAAACTTCAGTGTTGATACCGTAACGACATGTTGTTTCTATATGGATAAAATAGTTCACCGGTTATCTCTATCAACCAGCATAACCAGCAATTCAGCTTCACATTATTATAATGAGTTTATAGCTAAAGATTCATTTAAGGATATTAATCTGAGTAAGAGGAATGAGCTTTTTTTGATAAAACCAGTGAAAGAAACCCAAAAACAGTAA
- a CDS encoding DUF1178 family protein: protein MISFDLECCNGHKFEGFFKDYNAFDDQMKAGLVECPLCNSREIKRLYTGCSIQTKSSVLEKKQPTFFEMVRMVESYIKEHFENVGDRFPEVARAIYYGMEEERNIYGNASKDEMKELMEEGIPVLPLPKINDIEN from the coding sequence ATGATCAGTTTTGACTTAGAATGTTGTAATGGGCATAAATTTGAAGGATTTTTTAAGGATTACAATGCCTTTGATGATCAGATGAAGGCAGGCCTTGTTGAATGCCCGTTGTGCAATTCGCGTGAAATAAAAAGACTTTATACCGGATGCTCGATCCAGACAAAGAGCTCAGTACTTGAAAAAAAGCAACCAACCTTTTTTGAAATGGTCCGTATGGTTGAGTCTTACATAAAAGAACATTTTGAAAACGTTGGTGACAGGTTTCCTGAGGTTGCACGTGCAATATACTATGGCATGGAAGAAGAGCGAAATATCTATGGTAATGCATCTAAAGATGAGATGAAAGAGCTTATGGAAGAGGGAATTCCTGTATTACCTTTGCCCAAAATTAATGATATAGAAAATTAA
- a CDS encoding P83/100 family protein has protein sequence MLNPCKCKLCIMFVLLIVFIQLDATALEVAIDEIRTEPVVFINYRGAYKKADSLHDIENIGKSLARISNNTGIIRFGMKYSLINAISQDEPEKFSATIFSIDKKARVGHIDIIRKILSAYLQQKYGYSQQHAKAIALFLTYYNAIYRGNIDYFSSKYKSIVIQYITKYNAGISTKYYEWPGATKMLIPLTQQPQKGKLDSILIDVISDKKIIQEIRKDDKNIQARKDLVDIKEKILTQDKANLEKSKKDIIQEATKLEENKKSIEQKKEELQQTEKEIHELKEEIKKEPSSEKQKVLKKEIETKEQQLEKEKGDIKKKEEELAKKESEILDKKKTISEKEKLLTEKENALEKEKEEIAADEIKKSPAIEKELAKKLEKKEKELDEREDKLRSKELDQNIYADKLYYLKIKEYLQDGHYNNEMVMIDPATRKILFKSPEKNICGSRYDIFSGGVVVITHKGSHSIGHRLTLLDRNSLEAKIYGSDNIFWRSFIIIKDGFIYAIVIENGRFYLGRFDTNLKMVSKSSEEVNENTFISFWDNYIYINRADKTIMVLDKETLTLIDTIKP, from the coding sequence ATGCTAAATCCGTGTAAATGTAAACTATGTATTATGTTTGTTTTATTAATTGTTTTTATACAATTAGATGCTACTGCACTTGAAGTTGCTATTGACGAAATACGAACAGAACCTGTTGTTTTTATAAACTATCGGGGTGCATATAAAAAAGCAGATTCATTACATGACATAGAAAATATTGGGAAATCATTGGCACGCATCAGTAACAATACTGGAATTATCCGTTTTGGGATGAAATATTCATTAATAAATGCAATTTCACAGGATGAACCTGAAAAATTTTCAGCCACAATATTTTCAATAGATAAAAAAGCAAGGGTTGGACATATTGATATAATCCGTAAAATCCTATCAGCCTATTTGCAGCAAAAATATGGTTACTCGCAACAACACGCTAAAGCTATCGCCCTATTTTTAACCTATTATAATGCCATATACAGGGGTAACATTGATTATTTTTCATCAAAATACAAGAGCATTGTTATACAATATATAACAAAATATAATGCAGGCATTTCAACAAAATATTATGAATGGCCTGGAGCAACAAAAATGCTCATCCCCTTGACCCAACAACCTCAAAAGGGAAAGCTTGATTCTATCCTGATAGATGTTATATCAGATAAAAAAATAATACAGGAAATAAGAAAAGATGATAAAAACATCCAGGCTCGTAAGGACCTGGTGGACATAAAGGAAAAAATCTTAACACAGGACAAGGCTAATCTTGAAAAAAGTAAAAAAGATATAATTCAGGAAGCTACTAAATTAGAAGAAAACAAAAAATCTATTGAACAGAAAAAAGAAGAACTACAACAAACAGAAAAAGAGATACATGAATTGAAAGAAGAAATAAAAAAAGAACCATCATCTGAAAAACAAAAGGTCCTAAAGAAAGAAATTGAAACAAAAGAACAACAACTGGAAAAAGAAAAGGGAGATATAAAAAAGAAGGAAGAAGAGTTGGCAAAAAAGGAATCAGAAATTTTAGATAAAAAAAAGACAATTTCAGAAAAAGAAAAGCTCCTTACAGAAAAAGAAAATGCACTTGAAAAAGAAAAAGAAGAAATAGCCGCTGATGAAATTAAAAAATCACCTGCAATAGAAAAAGAATTGGCTAAAAAGCTAGAAAAAAAGGAAAAAGAATTGGATGAAAGGGAAGATAAACTACGTTCAAAAGAACTGGATCAAAATATTTATGCTGACAAACTCTATTATCTAAAAATAAAGGAATACCTGCAGGATGGTCATTACAATAATGAAATGGTTATGATAGACCCTGCAACCCGCAAAATTTTGTTCAAATCACCAGAAAAAAACATTTGTGGTAGCCGATATGATATATTTTCAGGCGGTGTTGTTGTCATTACACATAAGGGCAGCCATTCCATAGGGCACAGGCTTACATTACTTGATAGAAATAGTCTGGAAGCCAAAATATATGGTTCTGATAATATTTTCTGGCGTAGCTTTATAATAATTAAGGATGGTTTTATTTATGCGATAGTTATTGAAAATGGCAGGTTTTATCTTGGGCGCTTTGATACAAATCTCAAAATGGTTTCAAAATCGTCTGAAGAAGTTAATGAGAACACATTTATTAGCTTTTGGGATAATTATATATATATAAATAGAGCAGATAAAACTATTATGGTTCTTGATAAGGAAACATTAACACTAATTGATACTATCAAACCATAA
- a CDS encoding ATP-binding protein, producing the protein MGLESSLTYKNTYGPHFSQQKKYSQSLGIGLSISKKIINDHNGEISIESTPDEGTIFSIKFSLLK; encoded by the coding sequence ATGGGATTGGAATCCAGCCTGACATACAAAAACACATATGGTCCCCATTTTTCACAACAAAAAAAATATAGCCAGAGTTTAGGCATAGGATTGTCAATTAGCAAAAAAATAATCAATGACCATAATGGTGAGATTTCAATAGAATCAACTCCAGACGAAGGCACTATTTTTAGCATTAAATTTTCTTTATTAAAATAA